Proteins encoded within one genomic window of Carassius gibelio isolate Cgi1373 ecotype wild population from Czech Republic chromosome A4, carGib1.2-hapl.c, whole genome shotgun sequence:
- the LOC127971887 gene encoding uncharacterized protein LOC127971887: MILMNGFAWGETTLNVRLRCITCDAPPKAMLKCIKQFSGYYGCDKCTQKGNWEGRITYQQVHDLTLRNDVSFREQHQPEHHHENAVSPFSNLQIDMIKSFPADYMHQCCLGVMRKMLLLWSQGKSGHRLSPAQLREVNQRLRNLRNDVPHIFARKPRSLEELERWKATEFRQFMLYTGKVVLRGILPETLYSHFMAFSVALCILVSPHLTQTHNVYAHELLTYFVEQGRHIYGTEFLVYNVHSLLHLTADATTYGSLDKCSAFAFESYMHQLKKMVRSGNHVLVQAAKRLQERSQIPIQTSEEKPIQLKHPNNVYIVSPTSCCEVLERTNSGKLLCRVFSHLTSYLYEPCDSMIYGAYVCGPSKMEILDKTNLQGRAMILEDGHGRKVFFSLLHDLD; this comes from the coding sequence ATGATTCTAATGAATGGCTTTGCATGGGGAGAAACAACACTCAATGTAAGATTGAGATGCATTACCTGTGATGCACCACCAAAAGCCATGCTGAAGTGCATCAAACAATTCTCAGGTTACTATGGATGTGACAAATGCACCCAAAAAGGCAACTGGGAGGGACGCATCACTTACCAACAAGTGCATGACCTCACTTTGAGGAACGATGTCTCATTTAGAGAGCAACACCAGCCAGAACATCATCACGAAAATGCTGTGTCCCCTTTCAGCAATCTCCAAATTGACATGATCAAGTCTTTCCCTGCTGACTACATGCACCAGTGCTGCCTGGGAGTGATGAGAAAAATGCTCCTACTATGGTCACAGGGCAAGTCGGGGCATCGGCTATCGCCGGCTCAGCTGAGGGAGGTCAATCAGAGGCTAAGGAACTTGAGAAATGACGTACCCCATATTTTTGCCAGGAAGCCACGTAGTCTGGAGGAATTGGAGAGGTGGAAGGCCACTGAATTCAGGCAGTTTATGCTCTACACTGGGAAAGTTGTTCTCCGGGGAATCCTGCCAGAAACCCTGTACAGTCATTTCATGGCCTTTAGTGTGGCTTTGTGTATACTAGTGTCTCCACATTTAACACAAACCCACAATGTGTATGCCCATGAGCTCCTCACATATTTTGTAGAACAAGGCCGGCATATATATGGGACAGAATTCTTAGTGTACAATGTGCACTCACTGCTTCACCTCACTGCTGATGCCACCACATATGGATCATTAGACAAATGCAGTGCCTTTGCGTTTGAGAGCTACATGCACCAGCTGAAGAAGATGGTTAGATCAGGAAACCATGTTCTAGTCCAAGCAGCAAAACGGCTCCAAGAACGTTCACAGATTCCTATACAAACAAGTGAAGAGAAACCAATACAATTGAAACATCCTAATAATGTTTACATTGTTAGCCCAACATCCTGCTGTGAAGTTCTGGAGAGGACCAACTCCGGAAAGCTCTTATGTAGAGTCTTCTCGCACTTAACGTCGTACCTTTACGAGCCATGTGACTCGATGATCTATGGAGCCTATGTATGTGGTCCATCAAAGATGGAGATCCTGGACAAGACAAACTTGCAAGGAAGGGCAATGATCCTTGAGGACGGGCATGGCCgcaaagttttcttttctctccttCATGACCTTGATTAA